A single region of the Etheostoma cragini isolate CJK2018 chromosome 3, CSU_Ecrag_1.0, whole genome shotgun sequence genome encodes:
- the LOC117942107 gene encoding mitochondrial uncoupling protein 2-like, whose amino-acid sequence MVDGGSADLAPTAAVKIFSAGAAGCVAELVTFPLDTAKVRLQIQGESKSALKGQRMKYRGVFGTIFTMVKTEGPRSLYNGLVAGLHRQMGFASVRIGLYDTMKQFYTRGSENAGIGTRLLAGCSTGAMAVAFAQPTDVVKIRLQAQVRQPESNSVKRYSSTYDAYKTIARQEGIRGLWKGCLPNITRNAIVNCSELVTYDIIKELILKYDLMTDNMPCHFTAGFAAGFCTTVVASPVDVVKTRYMNSAPGTYSNAINCALTMLTKEGPTAFYKGFVPSFLRLGSWNIVMFMSFEQIKRAVTRFQQSRDSSL is encoded by the exons ATGGTTGATGGAGGAAGTGCTGATCTGGCCCCGACAGCCGCTGTCAAGATCTTTTCAGCCGGAGCAGCTGGCTGTGTGGCCGAGCTGGTCACTTTCCCTCTGGACACAGCCAAAGTCCGACTGCAG ATTCAAGGTGAATCCAAGTCCGCATTGAAAGGCCAGAGGATGAAATACAGAGGTGTGTTCGGCACCATCTTCACCATGGTGAAGACGGAGGGCCCGAGAAGTCTGTACAACGGCCTGGTGGCAGGGCTGCACAGACAGATGGGCTTTGCCTCAGTCCGCATTGGCCTGTACGACACCATGAAGCAGTTCTACACCAGAGGGTCGGAAA ATGCAGGAATCGGGACTCGGCTGCTGGCGGGCTGCAGCACCGGAGCGATGGCGGTGGCCTTTGCGCAGCCCACTGATGTGGTGAAAATCCGGCTCCAGGCTCAGGTCCGCCAGCCCGAGAGCAACTCTGTGAAGAGATACAGCAGCACTTATGATGCCTACAAGACCATCGCCAGGCAGGAGGGGATTAGAGGGCTCTGGAAAG GTTGTCTGCCAAATATAACTCGTAATGCCATCGTAAACTGCTCCGAGCTGGTGACGTATGACATCATTAAGGAGCTCATACTCAAGTATGACCTGATGACAG aCAATATGCCGTGTCACTTCACAGCAGGCTTCGCGGCAGGTTTCTGCACCACCGTCGTAGCATCTCCGGTGGATGTGGTGAAAACACGCTACATGAATTCAGCGCCTGGGACATACAGCAATGCTATTAACTGTGCATTGACCATGCTGACGAAAGAGGGACCCACAGCTTTCTATAAGGG attTGTGCCCTCCTTTCTTCGCCTTGGTTCCTGGAACATTGTGATGTTTATGAGCTTTGAGCAAATTAAGAGAGCTGTCACGAGATTTCAACAGTCCCGGGACTCTTCGCTCTGA